The Elaeis guineensis isolate ETL-2024a chromosome 13, EG11, whole genome shotgun sequence genome includes a region encoding these proteins:
- the LOC105055973 gene encoding uncharacterized protein isoform X2 codes for MQLWQQQLMYKQLQQLQRQQQLQQLDQGPRQQNPLNQLSSAAKPAAMNQFPAPINEIPINDASNYAWSNNFVGGESKSPGIPQMFVAGNTNWTQPSGSPAMQSLTNGMMFPNDQGQAIQAMGFVPQQLDQSLHGMPVSSSRGSMNQYSQFQGMPSDNMDMMTKTVGNQAEKVSMHSGPLRSFQSGQSFAEQAGLQDNISMSTQSFQGKSLFGNAMVQSVSSSVASGNFQQANHLQRSFQFQNFQGMQEQADLSGDLHEKPAPQVGPSHDVASLDPTEQKLLFGTDNDDNWGFSFGRSVDSCTGGSLHGNSLDNDYCGAFPSVQSGSWSALMQEAVQASSSDMGHQEEWSGLTFHKREPSIGNHLATPNDNGKQLATWKDNNLQNTPSLTSRPLPLFNNADASTSLSTAPGFHHSFTSVYEQNDKVPAEASHESFQQLARETQNKQSLHNQNQKQFLEGGLQSQMHTNDGVGAGQSHGQMENNSCYATVESKSHNMQGAWTHQQNMPLSNTTTQSSNKPNGWNMKHSLVNDDTKYGQRNNTNRFMNIERSCDGSVWKVSGNQVTLTGGPQSVKSDIGSPQMQSDASCMGNITSVMDSSTLRVNQEMNQYLFNRHQIDRGKHVALDSFVNSANDENVGGNQYNRSSGSQAWESTRNNAGKELVENYDSKHEHSKVVSNEDYMSNHSNLGQHRSSGGAARESPLSTEDDPHALGSGSQKSFCQSGQQTLGSHMLQYPQMESMGMNIQPSILPFQASYPQGLPRSVIQGSNQEQRYIGHSQFAGPVASNNVIGMAKGNFSNLERSPKGAEDMQSRGTVPNHDSTGYASFDGSSAQDSQNKGIGHTSQDMLELLHKVDQSRDVKSIATSDITEAAVSDISASRPQLVQSSASQGFGLRLGPPSQRQPVSNQPSQTSLHDFSSKQLDHESRNKDRTWETSQSYSQVNSSSAAALDLSHTGIQSQQQRQQHHLSRASGNETVELSAKVSLGSLANVNSSIKNIPLRQQHESHDRVLADQPFQASVPNLSGRIPPFRLASSADTHAPPASPFYSAQTDHSQPMDAGFSRTGNSGQQLSVVDSGSGSQSSTSGMPQQVGFSKMLHKVWTNISAQRLAGIQPRKLTPAILQSMILSSNNRSAGPWGLQKADDQKQKGENAPSEAGTCSVKSQQAIYGDEHPVMDSSLQQVSSEGLDVAAKTGIASQGQEPMRKHMLEGSPAVSISSLVRLHQQDASKGKHGQDSACNSQMVHVPLTNAASSSGDVGLYWHTSVPSDVKQQNYSLLHQMQAMKGADSDPSKRAGKRLKGSDLGSDASQMDWKAGQGLVYGQNMAFRVPADSELGATSHSSFASDVKMLSFASRDNEARSASMCSQLSGREASSQDMRIVGSHDLQSHVHSSSTCSTSGLVGGSKHPHISPQMAPSWFGQYGTYKNGQILAVYDGQRTIKPATQQFHFPKVSGSMDNSSIVAQRMDRGHLDGLGRSTLSTAIAANESSPGCLPSDVMDHDIVLRKKRKSATSELLPWHKEVTHGSRRLQTISMAELEWTQASNRLTEKVEDEAEILEDGFSVPRPRRRLIFTTQLMQQLLPAIPAAILKTETTSAYESATYCVAKSALLDACSLIDCSGSDSSMQLDKENMISEKLETSEKVGDNIYSKVVEDFIGRSKQLESEFLRLDRRTSMLDARLECQELERFSIVNRLGKFHGRNHTDGVESSSTSENASRKTFMQRYVTALSMPGNLPEGVFCLSL; via the exons ATGCAGCTGTGGCAACAACAGTTGATGTACAAACAGCTACAACAGCTTCAGAGACAGCAGCAACTTCAGCAGCTGGATCAAGGGCCAAGGCAGCAGAATCCGCTTAATCAATTGTCTTCTGCTGCAAAGCCAGCAGCTATGAATCAGTTTCCTGCTCCTATCAATGAAATTCCCATCAATGATGCATCTAACTATGCATGGTCAAATAATTTTGTAGGAGGTGAGTCCAAATCACCTGGCATTCCTCAGATGTTTGTTGCTGGTAACACGAACTGGACACAACCCAGTGGCTCTCCTGCCATGCAAAGTTTGACAAATGGTATGATGTTTCCAAATGACCAAGGCCAAGCAATTCAGGCGATGGGGTTTGTGCCACAGCAGCTTGATCAGTCTCTGCATGGCATGCCAGTCTCCAGCAGCAGAGGTTCCATGAATCAATACTCTCAGTTCCAAGGGATGCCTAGTGATAATATGGATATGATGACTAAGACAGTTGGAAACCAAGCAGAAAAAGTGTCTATGCATTCAGGTCCACTTAGATCTTTTCAAAGTGGGCAGAGTTTTGCTGAACAAGCTGGTTTGCAAGATAATATATCAATGTCTACGCAGAGCTTTCAGGGAAAAAGTTTGTTTGGGAATGCTATGGTGCAGAGTGTAAGTAGTAGTGTTGCATCAGGAAATTTTCAGCAAGCGAATCATTTGCAGCGCAGTTTTCAGTTCCAGAATTTTCAAGGTATGCAGGAGCAAGCTGATTTGTCAGGCGACTTGCATGAAAAACCAGCACCACAAGTAGGACCTTCTCATGATGTAGCAAGTTTAGATCCGACAGAACAGAAGCTCTTGTTTGGTACTGATAATGATGACAATTGGGGATTTTCTTTTGGAAGGAGTGTTGACTCTTGTACAGGAGGCTCTCTGCATGGAAATTCATTGGACAATGATTATTGTGGTGCATTTCCATCTGTCCAGAGTGGCAGTTGGAGTGCGCTTATGCAGGAGGCTGTACAGGCTTCTAGTAGTGACATGGGGCATCAGGAAGAATGGAGTGGCCTGACATTCCACAAAAGAGAACCCTCTATTGGAAACCATTTGGCTACACCTAATGACAATGGGAAACAGCTAGCAACATGGAAAGACAATAACCTGCAGAACACaccttctttaacttcaagaccTTTGCCTTTGTTTAACAATGCTGATGCAAGCACAAGCCTTTCTACTGCCCCTGGTTTTCATCATTCTTTTACATCTGTATATGAACAAAATGATAAAGTACCAGCTGAAGCTTCCCATGAGTCCTTCCAGCAGTTAGCTAGAGAAACACAGAACAAGCAGTCTCTTCATAATCAGAATCAAAAGCAGTTTCTTGAGGGTGGCCTCCAATCACAAATGCATACAAATGACGGTGTTGGGGCTGGGCAATCACATGGGCAGATGGAAAACAATTCATGTTATGCAACAGTGGAGTCTAAGTCTCATAACATGCAGGGTGCTTGGACTCACCAGCAAAACATGCCTTTGTCAAATACTACTACTCAGTCAAGTAACAAGCCAAATGGCTGGAACATGAAACATTCACTGGTTAATGACGACACTAAGTATGGTCAAAGGAATAATACAAATAGATTTATGAATATTGAAAGGAGTTGTGATGGCAGTGTGTGGAAGGTTAGTGGAAATCAAGTGACTTTGACAGGTGGACCACAGTCGGTGAAATCTGACATTGGCAGTCCCCAGATGCAAAGCGATGCTTCCTGTATGGGTAATATAACTAGTGTTATGGATTCGAGCACTTTGAGAGTGAATCAGGAAATGAATCAGTATCTATTTAATAGACATCAGATTGACCGTGGAAAACATGTTGCCCTTGATTCCTTTGTAAATTCTGCAAATGATGAAAATGTGGGAGGAAACCAGTATAATAGAAGCAGTGGATCACAAGCTTGGGAATCAACCAGAAATAATGCTGGAAAAGAATTGGTTGAAAACTATGACAGCAAGCATGAAcattcaaaggtggtttcaaatgaaGACTATATGTCAAACCATTCAAATCTTGGGCAGCATAGAAGTAGTGGAGGTGCTGCAAGGGAGAGCCCCTTGTCAACTGAAGATGACCCCCATGCTTTGGGTAGTGGCAGCCAAAAATCATTCTGTCAGTCTGGTCAACAAACTCTGGGGTCCCACATGCTCCAGTATCCTCAAATGGAAAGTATGGGGATGAATATCCAACCATCTATCCTCCCTTTCCAGGCATCATACCCTCAGGGTCTGCCTCGATCAGTGATCCAAGGATCAAATCAGGAGCAAAGATATATTGGGCACTCACAGTTTGCTGGACCTGTTGCTTCAAACAATGTCATTGGCATGGCGAAG GGAAACTTTAGTAATTTAGAGAGAAGTCCAAAAGGAGCAGAGGACATGCAATCTAGAGGTACTGTACCAAACCATGACTCTACTGGGTATGCTTCCTTTGATGGATCAAGTGCTCAAGATTCTCAGAATAAGGGAATTGGTCACACAAG TCAGGATATGCTTGAGCTTCTTCACAAGGTGGACCAGTCAAGGGATGTCAAATCTATTGCTACATCTGATATAACTGAAGCAGCTGTTTCTGATATCTCTGCTTCTCGTCCTCAACTTGTTCAGTCTTCTGCCTCACAAGGTTTTGGCTTAAGATTGGGTCCACCATCCCAACGGCAACCAGTTTCAAACCAGCCTTCTCAGACTTCCTTACATGATTTTAGTAGTAAGCAACTTGACCATGAATCAAGGAACAAAGATCGAACATG GGAAACCTCACAATCATATAGTCAGGTCAACTCATCATCGGCAGCTGCTTTAGATCTTTCTCATACTGGAATCCAGTCGCAGCAGCAGCGGCAGCAACACCACCTGTCTAGAGCATCTGGAAATGAGACAGTGGAGCTATCTGCAAAAGTTTCTCTTGGCAGTCTGGCTAATGTAAATTCATCCATTAAAAATATTCCTCTCAGACAGCAACATGAATCTCATGACAGAGTTTTAGCTGATCAACCTTTTCAGGCATCAGTGCCTAATCTGTCTGGAAGGATTCCACCTTTTAGGCTTGCTTCCTCTGCTGATACTCATGCACCTCCTGCTTCACCGTTTTATTCTGCACAGACAGATCATTCCCAACCAATGGATGCAGGCTTTTCTCGTACTGGAAATTCAGGCCAGCAACTCTCTGTAGTAGACTCTGGATCAGGTTCGCAATCTTCTACATCGGGGATGCCTCAGCAAGTTGGCTTCTCAAAAATGTTGCATAAAGTATGGACAAATATATCAGCTCAACGTCTAGCAGGCATCCAGCCTCGCAAGCTTACTCCTGCTATACTTCAGTCCATGATTTTATCTAGTAATAACAGGAGTGCAGGTCCTTGGGGCCTACAGAAGGCGGatgatcaaaaacaaaagggagaAAATGCTCCATCTGAGGCTGGTACATGTTCTGTCAAATCACAGCAAGCCATCTATGGAGATGAACATCCAGTCATGGATAGTTCCTTGCAACAAGTATCTTCTGAGGGGCTGGATGTTGCTGCAAAGACAGGCATTGCATCCCAAGGGCAAGAACCCATGCGAAAGCATATGTTAGAAGGAAGTCCTGCTGTCTCGATTTCGTCCTTGGTCCGTCTTCATCAGCAAGATGCCAGCAAGGGAAAACATGGGCAGGACTCAGCATGCAACTCGCAGATGGTGCATGTTCCTCTTACAAATGCTGCCTCTTCTAGCGGTGATGTTGGGTTGTATTGGCACACTTCAGTACCTTCAGATGTTAAACAGCAAAATTACTCTCTGTTGCACCAGATGCAAGCCATGAAAGGTGCTGATTCTGATCCAAGCAAGAGGGCTGGAAAAAGGCTTAAAGGGTCTGACCTTGGTTCTGATGCTTCACAGATGGACTGGAAAGCAGGTCAGGGGCTTGTTTATGGACAGAATATGGCCTTCAGGGTTCCAGCAGATAGTGAACTGGGTGCAACTTCGCACAGTTCATTTGCATCAGATGTTAAAATGCTCAGCTTTGCTTCAAGGGACAATGAAGCGAGAAGTGCAAGCATGTGTTCCCAGCTCTCTGGTAGAGAAGCATCTTCTCAGGATATGCGCATTGTAGGATCTCATGATCTTCAAAGTCACGTTCACTCTTCTTCTACATGTTCTACATCAGGTCTAGTAGGAGGAAGCAAGCATCCACATATTAGTCCTCAGATGGCTCCCTCCTGGTTTGGGCAGTATGGAACCTACAAAAATGGTCAGATTCTTGCAGTGTATGATGGCCAGAGGACTATAAAACCTGCCACACAGCAGTTTCATTTCCCAAAAGTTTCTGGGAGCATGGATAACAGTTCCATAGTAGCTCAAAGAATGGATAGAGGTCATCTTGATGGTCTTGGGCGAAGCACATTATCCACAGCCATAGCTGCCAACGAATCTTCTCCTGGTTGCCTCCCTTCTGATGTCATGGACCATGATATAGTTCTGAGAAAGAAGCGTAAAAGTGCAACATCAGAGCTTCTACCATGGCATAAAGAGGTTACACATGGTTCCCGAAGGCTGCAAACTATCAG CATGGCAGAGCTGgagtggactcaggcttccaataGGTTAACTGAAAAG GTGGAGGATGAAGCTGAGATATTAGAGGATGGTTTCTCAGTGCCTCGACCAAGAAGAAGACTAATCTTCACAACTCAGCTAATGCAGCAGCTTCTTCCTGCTATACCGGCAGCAATTCTTAAAACAGAAACAACTTCAGCTTATGAAAGTGCAACATACTGTGTTGCTAAATCAGCACTACTAGATGCATGCAGCTTGATTGATTGCTCAGGAAGTGATTCCAGCATGCAGTTGGACAAGGAAAATAT gatatctgaaAAACTTGAGACTTCGGAGAAAGTAGGAGACAACATTTACTCCAAAGTCGTCGAGGACTTCATTGGAAGATCGAAGCAGCTGGAAAGTGAATTTTTAAG GTTGGACAGGAGGACCTCCATGTTGGATGCACGACTGGAGTGCCAGGAGTTGGAGAGGTTTTCCATTGTCAACCGTTTAGGCAAGTTCCATGGCCGGAATCACACTGATGGAGTTGAGAGCTCATCGACTTCGGAAAATGCCTCCCGCAAAACATTTATGCAAAGATATGTTACCGCACTTTCCATGCCTGGAAATCTTCCTGAGGGGGTTTTCTGTTTGTCACTCTAG
- the LOC105055973 gene encoding uncharacterized protein isoform X1 encodes MQLWQQQLMYKQLQQLQRQQQLQQLDQGPRQQNPLNQLSSAAKPAAMNQFPAPINEIPINDASNYAWSNNFVGGESKSPGIPQMFVAGNTNWTQPSGSPAMQSLTNGMMFPNDQGQAIQAMGFVPQQLDQSLHGMPVSSSRGSMNQYSQFQGMPSDNMDMMTKTVGNQAEKVSMHSGPLRSFQSGQSFAEQAGLQDNISMSTQSFQGKSLFGNAMVQSVSSSVASGNFQQANHLQRSFQFQNFQGMQEQADLSGDLHEKPAPQVGPSHDVASLDPTEQKLLFGTDNDDNWGFSFGRSVDSCTGGSLHGNSLDNDYCGAFPSVQSGSWSALMQEAVQASSSDMGHQEEWSGLTFHKREPSIGNHLATPNDNGKQLATWKDNNLQNTPSLTSRPLPLFNNADASTSLSTAPGFHHSFTSVYEQNDKVPAEASHESFQQLARETQNKQSLHNQNQKQFLEGGLQSQMHTNDGVGAGQSHGQMENNSCYATVESKSHNMQGAWTHQQNMPLSNTTTQSSNKPNGWNMKHSLVNDDTKYGQRNNTNRFMNIERSCDGSVWKVSGNQVTLTGGPQSVKSDIGSPQMQSDASCMGNITSVMDSSTLRVNQEMNQYLFNRHQIDRGKHVALDSFVNSANDENVGGNQYNRSSGSQAWESTRNNAGKELVENYDSKHEHSKVVSNEDYMSNHSNLGQHRSSGGAARESPLSTEDDPHALGSGSQKSFCQSGQQTLGSHMLQYPQMESMGMNIQPSILPFQASYPQGLPRSVIQGSNQEQRYIGHSQFAGPVASNNVIGMAKGNFSNLERSPKGAEDMQSRGTVPNHDSTGYASFDGSSAQDSQNKGIGHTSQDMLELLHKVDQSRDVKSIATSDITEAAVSDISASRPQLVQSSASQGFGLRLGPPSQRQPVSNQPSQTSLHDFSSKQLDHESRNKDRTWLASMASIQPLPHETSKIENWDTKCIVTGHTCRETSQSYSQVNSSSAAALDLSHTGIQSQQQRQQHHLSRASGNETVELSAKVSLGSLANVNSSIKNIPLRQQHESHDRVLADQPFQASVPNLSGRIPPFRLASSADTHAPPASPFYSAQTDHSQPMDAGFSRTGNSGQQLSVVDSGSGSQSSTSGMPQQVGFSKMLHKVWTNISAQRLAGIQPRKLTPAILQSMILSSNNRSAGPWGLQKADDQKQKGENAPSEAGTCSVKSQQAIYGDEHPVMDSSLQQVSSEGLDVAAKTGIASQGQEPMRKHMLEGSPAVSISSLVRLHQQDASKGKHGQDSACNSQMVHVPLTNAASSSGDVGLYWHTSVPSDVKQQNYSLLHQMQAMKGADSDPSKRAGKRLKGSDLGSDASQMDWKAGQGLVYGQNMAFRVPADSELGATSHSSFASDVKMLSFASRDNEARSASMCSQLSGREASSQDMRIVGSHDLQSHVHSSSTCSTSGLVGGSKHPHISPQMAPSWFGQYGTYKNGQILAVYDGQRTIKPATQQFHFPKVSGSMDNSSIVAQRMDRGHLDGLGRSTLSTAIAANESSPGCLPSDVMDHDIVLRKKRKSATSELLPWHKEVTHGSRRLQTISMAELEWTQASNRLTEKVEDEAEILEDGFSVPRPRRRLIFTTQLMQQLLPAIPAAILKTETTSAYESATYCVAKSALLDACSLIDCSGSDSSMQLDKENMISEKLETSEKVGDNIYSKVVEDFIGRSKQLESEFLRLDRRTSMLDARLECQELERFSIVNRLGKFHGRNHTDGVESSSTSENASRKTFMQRYVTALSMPGNLPEGVFCLSL; translated from the exons ATGCAGCTGTGGCAACAACAGTTGATGTACAAACAGCTACAACAGCTTCAGAGACAGCAGCAACTTCAGCAGCTGGATCAAGGGCCAAGGCAGCAGAATCCGCTTAATCAATTGTCTTCTGCTGCAAAGCCAGCAGCTATGAATCAGTTTCCTGCTCCTATCAATGAAATTCCCATCAATGATGCATCTAACTATGCATGGTCAAATAATTTTGTAGGAGGTGAGTCCAAATCACCTGGCATTCCTCAGATGTTTGTTGCTGGTAACACGAACTGGACACAACCCAGTGGCTCTCCTGCCATGCAAAGTTTGACAAATGGTATGATGTTTCCAAATGACCAAGGCCAAGCAATTCAGGCGATGGGGTTTGTGCCACAGCAGCTTGATCAGTCTCTGCATGGCATGCCAGTCTCCAGCAGCAGAGGTTCCATGAATCAATACTCTCAGTTCCAAGGGATGCCTAGTGATAATATGGATATGATGACTAAGACAGTTGGAAACCAAGCAGAAAAAGTGTCTATGCATTCAGGTCCACTTAGATCTTTTCAAAGTGGGCAGAGTTTTGCTGAACAAGCTGGTTTGCAAGATAATATATCAATGTCTACGCAGAGCTTTCAGGGAAAAAGTTTGTTTGGGAATGCTATGGTGCAGAGTGTAAGTAGTAGTGTTGCATCAGGAAATTTTCAGCAAGCGAATCATTTGCAGCGCAGTTTTCAGTTCCAGAATTTTCAAGGTATGCAGGAGCAAGCTGATTTGTCAGGCGACTTGCATGAAAAACCAGCACCACAAGTAGGACCTTCTCATGATGTAGCAAGTTTAGATCCGACAGAACAGAAGCTCTTGTTTGGTACTGATAATGATGACAATTGGGGATTTTCTTTTGGAAGGAGTGTTGACTCTTGTACAGGAGGCTCTCTGCATGGAAATTCATTGGACAATGATTATTGTGGTGCATTTCCATCTGTCCAGAGTGGCAGTTGGAGTGCGCTTATGCAGGAGGCTGTACAGGCTTCTAGTAGTGACATGGGGCATCAGGAAGAATGGAGTGGCCTGACATTCCACAAAAGAGAACCCTCTATTGGAAACCATTTGGCTACACCTAATGACAATGGGAAACAGCTAGCAACATGGAAAGACAATAACCTGCAGAACACaccttctttaacttcaagaccTTTGCCTTTGTTTAACAATGCTGATGCAAGCACAAGCCTTTCTACTGCCCCTGGTTTTCATCATTCTTTTACATCTGTATATGAACAAAATGATAAAGTACCAGCTGAAGCTTCCCATGAGTCCTTCCAGCAGTTAGCTAGAGAAACACAGAACAAGCAGTCTCTTCATAATCAGAATCAAAAGCAGTTTCTTGAGGGTGGCCTCCAATCACAAATGCATACAAATGACGGTGTTGGGGCTGGGCAATCACATGGGCAGATGGAAAACAATTCATGTTATGCAACAGTGGAGTCTAAGTCTCATAACATGCAGGGTGCTTGGACTCACCAGCAAAACATGCCTTTGTCAAATACTACTACTCAGTCAAGTAACAAGCCAAATGGCTGGAACATGAAACATTCACTGGTTAATGACGACACTAAGTATGGTCAAAGGAATAATACAAATAGATTTATGAATATTGAAAGGAGTTGTGATGGCAGTGTGTGGAAGGTTAGTGGAAATCAAGTGACTTTGACAGGTGGACCACAGTCGGTGAAATCTGACATTGGCAGTCCCCAGATGCAAAGCGATGCTTCCTGTATGGGTAATATAACTAGTGTTATGGATTCGAGCACTTTGAGAGTGAATCAGGAAATGAATCAGTATCTATTTAATAGACATCAGATTGACCGTGGAAAACATGTTGCCCTTGATTCCTTTGTAAATTCTGCAAATGATGAAAATGTGGGAGGAAACCAGTATAATAGAAGCAGTGGATCACAAGCTTGGGAATCAACCAGAAATAATGCTGGAAAAGAATTGGTTGAAAACTATGACAGCAAGCATGAAcattcaaaggtggtttcaaatgaaGACTATATGTCAAACCATTCAAATCTTGGGCAGCATAGAAGTAGTGGAGGTGCTGCAAGGGAGAGCCCCTTGTCAACTGAAGATGACCCCCATGCTTTGGGTAGTGGCAGCCAAAAATCATTCTGTCAGTCTGGTCAACAAACTCTGGGGTCCCACATGCTCCAGTATCCTCAAATGGAAAGTATGGGGATGAATATCCAACCATCTATCCTCCCTTTCCAGGCATCATACCCTCAGGGTCTGCCTCGATCAGTGATCCAAGGATCAAATCAGGAGCAAAGATATATTGGGCACTCACAGTTTGCTGGACCTGTTGCTTCAAACAATGTCATTGGCATGGCGAAG GGAAACTTTAGTAATTTAGAGAGAAGTCCAAAAGGAGCAGAGGACATGCAATCTAGAGGTACTGTACCAAACCATGACTCTACTGGGTATGCTTCCTTTGATGGATCAAGTGCTCAAGATTCTCAGAATAAGGGAATTGGTCACACAAG TCAGGATATGCTTGAGCTTCTTCACAAGGTGGACCAGTCAAGGGATGTCAAATCTATTGCTACATCTGATATAACTGAAGCAGCTGTTTCTGATATCTCTGCTTCTCGTCCTCAACTTGTTCAGTCTTCTGCCTCACAAGGTTTTGGCTTAAGATTGGGTCCACCATCCCAACGGCAACCAGTTTCAAACCAGCCTTCTCAGACTTCCTTACATGATTTTAGTAGTAAGCAACTTGACCATGAATCAAGGAACAAAGATCGAACATGGTTAGCTTCTATGGCTTCAATTCAACCTCTGCCTCATGAAACATCTAAAATAGAAAACTGGGACACTAAATGCATTGTAACTGGACATACATGCAGGGAAACCTCACAATCATATAGTCAGGTCAACTCATCATCGGCAGCTGCTTTAGATCTTTCTCATACTGGAATCCAGTCGCAGCAGCAGCGGCAGCAACACCACCTGTCTAGAGCATCTGGAAATGAGACAGTGGAGCTATCTGCAAAAGTTTCTCTTGGCAGTCTGGCTAATGTAAATTCATCCATTAAAAATATTCCTCTCAGACAGCAACATGAATCTCATGACAGAGTTTTAGCTGATCAACCTTTTCAGGCATCAGTGCCTAATCTGTCTGGAAGGATTCCACCTTTTAGGCTTGCTTCCTCTGCTGATACTCATGCACCTCCTGCTTCACCGTTTTATTCTGCACAGACAGATCATTCCCAACCAATGGATGCAGGCTTTTCTCGTACTGGAAATTCAGGCCAGCAACTCTCTGTAGTAGACTCTGGATCAGGTTCGCAATCTTCTACATCGGGGATGCCTCAGCAAGTTGGCTTCTCAAAAATGTTGCATAAAGTATGGACAAATATATCAGCTCAACGTCTAGCAGGCATCCAGCCTCGCAAGCTTACTCCTGCTATACTTCAGTCCATGATTTTATCTAGTAATAACAGGAGTGCAGGTCCTTGGGGCCTACAGAAGGCGGatgatcaaaaacaaaagggagaAAATGCTCCATCTGAGGCTGGTACATGTTCTGTCAAATCACAGCAAGCCATCTATGGAGATGAACATCCAGTCATGGATAGTTCCTTGCAACAAGTATCTTCTGAGGGGCTGGATGTTGCTGCAAAGACAGGCATTGCATCCCAAGGGCAAGAACCCATGCGAAAGCATATGTTAGAAGGAAGTCCTGCTGTCTCGATTTCGTCCTTGGTCCGTCTTCATCAGCAAGATGCCAGCAAGGGAAAACATGGGCAGGACTCAGCATGCAACTCGCAGATGGTGCATGTTCCTCTTACAAATGCTGCCTCTTCTAGCGGTGATGTTGGGTTGTATTGGCACACTTCAGTACCTTCAGATGTTAAACAGCAAAATTACTCTCTGTTGCACCAGATGCAAGCCATGAAAGGTGCTGATTCTGATCCAAGCAAGAGGGCTGGAAAAAGGCTTAAAGGGTCTGACCTTGGTTCTGATGCTTCACAGATGGACTGGAAAGCAGGTCAGGGGCTTGTTTATGGACAGAATATGGCCTTCAGGGTTCCAGCAGATAGTGAACTGGGTGCAACTTCGCACAGTTCATTTGCATCAGATGTTAAAATGCTCAGCTTTGCTTCAAGGGACAATGAAGCGAGAAGTGCAAGCATGTGTTCCCAGCTCTCTGGTAGAGAAGCATCTTCTCAGGATATGCGCATTGTAGGATCTCATGATCTTCAAAGTCACGTTCACTCTTCTTCTACATGTTCTACATCAGGTCTAGTAGGAGGAAGCAAGCATCCACATATTAGTCCTCAGATGGCTCCCTCCTGGTTTGGGCAGTATGGAACCTACAAAAATGGTCAGATTCTTGCAGTGTATGATGGCCAGAGGACTATAAAACCTGCCACACAGCAGTTTCATTTCCCAAAAGTTTCTGGGAGCATGGATAACAGTTCCATAGTAGCTCAAAGAATGGATAGAGGTCATCTTGATGGTCTTGGGCGAAGCACATTATCCACAGCCATAGCTGCCAACGAATCTTCTCCTGGTTGCCTCCCTTCTGATGTCATGGACCATGATATAGTTCTGAGAAAGAAGCGTAAAAGTGCAACATCAGAGCTTCTACCATGGCATAAAGAGGTTACACATGGTTCCCGAAGGCTGCAAACTATCAG CATGGCAGAGCTGgagtggactcaggcttccaataGGTTAACTGAAAAG GTGGAGGATGAAGCTGAGATATTAGAGGATGGTTTCTCAGTGCCTCGACCAAGAAGAAGACTAATCTTCACAACTCAGCTAATGCAGCAGCTTCTTCCTGCTATACCGGCAGCAATTCTTAAAACAGAAACAACTTCAGCTTATGAAAGTGCAACATACTGTGTTGCTAAATCAGCACTACTAGATGCATGCAGCTTGATTGATTGCTCAGGAAGTGATTCCAGCATGCAGTTGGACAAGGAAAATAT gatatctgaaAAACTTGAGACTTCGGAGAAAGTAGGAGACAACATTTACTCCAAAGTCGTCGAGGACTTCATTGGAAGATCGAAGCAGCTGGAAAGTGAATTTTTAAG GTTGGACAGGAGGACCTCCATGTTGGATGCACGACTGGAGTGCCAGGAGTTGGAGAGGTTTTCCATTGTCAACCGTTTAGGCAAGTTCCATGGCCGGAATCACACTGATGGAGTTGAGAGCTCATCGACTTCGGAAAATGCCTCCCGCAAAACATTTATGCAAAGATATGTTACCGCACTTTCCATGCCTGGAAATCTTCCTGAGGGGGTTTTCTGTTTGTCACTCTAG